A single region of the Streptomyces virginiae genome encodes:
- a CDS encoding DUF1330 domain-containing protein yields MAKGYWVSAYRTISDPEKLAAYDKLAGPAVEAGGGRLLARGGRAVAHDDGVAERVVLVEFDSFEQAVAAHASEAYQQALLALSDGVERDFRIIEGV; encoded by the coding sequence GTGGCCAAGGGCTACTGGGTCAGCGCCTACCGCACCATTTCCGACCCCGAGAAGCTCGCCGCCTACGACAAGCTGGCCGGTCCGGCCGTCGAGGCCGGAGGCGGACGGCTGCTCGCCCGCGGCGGGCGGGCCGTCGCCCACGACGACGGCGTCGCCGAGCGCGTCGTCCTGGTCGAGTTCGACAGCTTCGAACAGGCCGTCGCGGCTCACGCGAGTGAGGCCTACCAGCAGGCGCTGCTCGCCCTGTCCGACGGCGTCGAGCGCGACTTCCGCATCATCGAAGGCGTCTGA
- a CDS encoding alpha/beta hydrolase, translating to MATPTVVSWEQVSVPTPSGPLSARVYRPGTPSPQGWLVWAHGGSWRAGSARDWHGATAELAHHSGFAVVSVDYRLAPEVRHPAMVEDVLSALAWAGEQRDRPAGDPSAPPVLAVGGDSAGGTLAASAALVCRDRGIPLAAQVLAYPPLDPGCAAASYHRFPDLFPTASYLRAAWQDYRAPGLPVAADGTRLHSTPFEAADLRGLAPAVMATGDLDPVGDDVHHYGRLLRAAGVEVAVREFRQTGHGAFLQPVPGPAPGPVPGPGRPGPGPAPGGHPVASMRGWLGLALHRLTSPNDPDNLPSLELT from the coding sequence ATGGCCACACCCACCGTCGTCAGCTGGGAGCAGGTGTCCGTGCCCACCCCGTCCGGGCCCCTGTCCGCCCGGGTGTACCGGCCCGGTACGCCGTCACCGCAGGGCTGGCTGGTGTGGGCCCACGGAGGCAGCTGGCGTGCCGGATCCGCCCGGGACTGGCACGGCGCCACCGCCGAACTCGCCCACCACTCCGGCTTCGCGGTGGTGAGCGTGGACTACCGGCTGGCCCCCGAGGTACGCCACCCGGCCATGGTCGAGGACGTCCTGTCCGCCCTGGCCTGGGCCGGGGAACAGCGGGACCGGCCCGCCGGGGACCCCTCCGCCCCGCCCGTCCTGGCCGTCGGCGGGGACAGCGCCGGCGGCACCCTCGCCGCCTCCGCCGCCCTCGTCTGCCGCGACCGCGGGATTCCGCTGGCCGCGCAGGTCCTGGCGTACCCGCCGCTGGACCCGGGGTGCGCGGCGGCCTCGTACCACCGCTTCCCCGACCTGTTCCCCACGGCCTCCTACCTGAGGGCGGCCTGGCAGGACTACCGGGCTCCGGGGCTGCCCGTGGCCGCGGACGGCACGCGGCTCCACAGCACCCCCTTCGAGGCCGCCGACCTGCGCGGACTCGCCCCGGCCGTGATGGCCACCGGCGACCTCGACCCCGTCGGCGACGACGTGCACCACTACGGGCGGCTGCTGCGGGCGGCGGGGGTCGAGGTCGCCGTACGGGAGTTCCGGCAGACGGGCCACGGAGCGTTCCTGCAGCCCGTCCCCGGCCCCGCCCCCGGCCCCGTCCCCGGACCGGGCCGGCCGGGCCCTGGCCCGGCTCCCGGCGGACATCCGGTGGCGTCGATGCGCGGCTGGCTCGGGCTGGCCCTGCACCGGCTCACCTCACCGAACGACCCCGACAACCTCCCCTCCCTGGAGCTGACATGA
- a CDS encoding SLC13 family permease, giving the protein MSLLRRLHPLDWLAGGLLALGALCVATGLLPTGPASDVLQRIGPLVVFLATVIVLAELTGKAEVFDVVATWVARAGRGRYPLLFCLCVLFASVTTITLNLDTTAVLLTPVMLALATRVGIAPVPLAMTTVWLANTASLLLPVSNLTNLLAADRIALTPSEMAATMWAPQLAAIAVTMACLWGFYWRPGRRTETRYTPPPLPRPADRVLFRVSAVACAGFLLAILLADVPLWSASMAAALIVVVAFWFRSRETLRLSLIPWRLLVLVPGMFLVVETVNAHGLHDILAAAMGSDNDVVGMLRSAAVGAGFSNVLNNLPAYLAGEAAIPVANHEQLLAQLIGVNVGPVITPWASLATLLWFERCRWHGTRIDLGRFFGTGAVLAVAGTLAATLALAATS; this is encoded by the coding sequence GTGTCTCTCCTCAGGCGTCTGCATCCACTGGACTGGCTGGCCGGCGGCCTGCTCGCACTCGGTGCGCTGTGCGTCGCCACGGGCCTGCTGCCCACCGGACCCGCCTCGGACGTGCTGCAGCGGATCGGCCCGCTGGTGGTGTTCCTGGCCACCGTGATCGTCCTCGCGGAGCTGACCGGCAAGGCGGAGGTCTTCGACGTCGTCGCCACCTGGGTGGCCCGGGCGGGGCGCGGCCGGTACCCCCTGCTGTTCTGTCTCTGCGTGCTGTTCGCGTCCGTCACCACCATCACCCTCAACCTGGACACGACGGCGGTCCTGCTGACCCCGGTGATGCTGGCGCTGGCGACCCGGGTCGGTATCGCGCCCGTACCGCTCGCGATGACCACGGTGTGGCTGGCCAACACGGCCAGCCTGCTGCTTCCGGTGTCGAACCTGACGAACCTGCTGGCCGCGGACCGCATCGCGCTGACCCCGTCGGAGATGGCCGCCACCATGTGGGCTCCGCAGTTGGCCGCGATCGCGGTCACGATGGCCTGCCTGTGGGGCTTCTACTGGCGCCCGGGGCGTCGCACCGAGACCCGCTACACGCCGCCGCCCCTGCCGCGGCCCGCGGACCGGGTCCTGTTCCGGGTGAGCGCGGTGGCGTGCGCCGGGTTCCTGCTGGCGATCCTGCTCGCCGACGTGCCGCTGTGGTCGGCGTCGATGGCGGCCGCGCTGATCGTGGTCGTGGCCTTCTGGTTCCGCAGCCGGGAGACGCTGCGCCTCTCCCTGATCCCCTGGCGGCTCCTCGTCCTCGTCCCGGGCATGTTCCTGGTCGTGGAGACGGTCAACGCCCACGGGCTGCACGACATCCTGGCGGCGGCGATGGGGTCCGACAACGACGTCGTCGGCATGCTGAGGTCGGCGGCGGTCGGTGCGGGCTTCTCGAACGTGTTGAACAACCTCCCGGCCTATCTGGCGGGCGAGGCGGCCATTCCGGTCGCCAATCACGAGCAGCTGCTCGCCCAGCTGATCGGCGTCAACGTGGGACCCGTCATCACGCCGTGGGCCTCGCTGGCCACCCTGCTGTGGTTCGAGCGGTGCCGCTGGCACGGGACCCGGATCGACCTGGGCCGCTTCTTCGGTACGGGCGCCGTGCTGGCGGTGGCGGGCACCCTGGCGGCGACGCTGGCCCTGGCCGCCACGAGCTAG
- a CDS encoding LLM class flavin-dependent oxidoreductase: protein MTKLRLSVLDQTPVGEDHTPDQALRASVDLARAAEALGYTRYWVAEHHDSPGFASSAPEILAGTLLAHTSRMRIGTGGVLLPRYDPAKVAEVFGVLASLHPGRVDLGIGRAGGPARDFPHRLARLGALLGEGGVVPHAPVPPQMWLLGAGRESARLAGMLGTEFAFGHFFSPTGGQEALDDYRDRFRTSTGARPGGALAVRVVTADSAGRAEELAQSLLLWRARKDLGEDGPLPSYETTRRHRWTGAELERAKVHRTALVSGAPEQVSAVLTALAASHGVDELIINTLTCDPADRRRSYELLAEAFTLQAPDPHAAAPMDASGLALQGQERSRPQVWSA, encoded by the coding sequence ATGACGAAGCTGCGACTGTCCGTACTCGACCAGACCCCGGTCGGCGAGGACCACACCCCGGACCAGGCGTTACGCGCCTCCGTGGACCTCGCCCGCGCCGCCGAGGCACTCGGCTACACCCGCTACTGGGTCGCCGAACACCACGACTCGCCGGGCTTCGCGAGCAGCGCGCCGGAAATCCTGGCCGGCACCCTGCTCGCCCACACCTCGCGCATGCGGATCGGGACCGGCGGCGTGCTGCTGCCCCGCTACGACCCGGCGAAGGTGGCCGAGGTGTTCGGCGTACTGGCCTCCCTCCACCCGGGCCGCGTCGACCTCGGCATCGGCCGCGCCGGCGGCCCCGCCCGCGACTTCCCGCACCGGCTGGCCCGACTGGGCGCCCTGCTGGGCGAGGGCGGAGTCGTCCCGCACGCACCGGTCCCGCCGCAGATGTGGCTCCTGGGCGCGGGACGCGAGTCGGCGCGGCTGGCCGGAATGCTGGGCACGGAGTTCGCGTTCGGGCACTTCTTCTCCCCGACGGGCGGCCAGGAGGCCCTCGACGACTACCGCGACCGGTTCCGTACCTCCACGGGCGCCCGACCGGGCGGCGCGCTCGCGGTACGCGTGGTGACGGCGGACAGCGCCGGCCGCGCCGAGGAGCTGGCCCAGAGCCTGCTGCTGTGGCGCGCCCGCAAGGACCTCGGCGAGGACGGGCCGCTGCCGTCGTACGAGACCACCCGGCGCCACCGCTGGACGGGCGCGGAACTGGAACGGGCCAAGGTGCACCGCACGGCCCTCGTGTCCGGGGCGCCGGAGCAGGTGTCCGCGGTACTGACGGCCCTCGCCGCGAGCCACGGTGTGGACGAGCTGATCATCAACACCCTGACCTGCGACCCGGCGGACCGCCGGCGCTCGTACGAGCTGCTGGCCGAGGCCTTCACCCTCCAGGCCCCCGACCCGCACGCCGCGGCCCCGATGGACGCCTCCGGCCTGGCTCTCCAGGGTCAGGAACGGTCGAGGCCCCAGGTCTGGAGCGCGTAG
- a CDS encoding response regulator transcription factor: MSSTDSTSSTHGTSGAGGTGGQRILVVDDEPEVRAAVEDGLAVEGYEVRGVPDGLAALSQVADWEPDAVVLDVMMPVLDGLAVCRQLRALGDRTPVLVLTALDSVSERVDGLEAGADDYLVKPFALDELVARVRALLRRAAPGPAGATAPLGFADLVLDPLTRTGRRGSRPLEFSRTEAALLELFLRHPGQVLPRELILELVWGRDFGPDSNSLAVYVGYLRRKLEAAGEPRLVHTVHGVGYRLDAA, translated from the coding sequence ATGAGCTCCACGGACAGCACAAGCAGCACACACGGGACGAGCGGCGCGGGCGGTACGGGTGGGCAGCGCATCCTCGTCGTCGACGACGAGCCCGAGGTGCGGGCCGCCGTCGAGGACGGGCTCGCGGTCGAGGGGTACGAGGTCCGGGGCGTCCCGGACGGGCTCGCGGCCCTCTCCCAGGTGGCGGACTGGGAGCCCGACGCGGTCGTCCTCGACGTGATGATGCCCGTACTCGACGGCCTCGCCGTCTGCCGGCAGCTGCGGGCGCTGGGCGACCGTACCCCCGTCCTCGTCCTGACCGCGCTCGACTCCGTCAGCGAGCGCGTCGACGGGCTGGAGGCGGGCGCCGACGACTACCTCGTCAAACCCTTCGCCCTGGACGAGCTGGTCGCCCGGGTCCGCGCCCTCCTGCGGCGGGCCGCCCCCGGACCCGCCGGGGCCACCGCTCCGCTCGGCTTCGCCGACCTCGTCCTCGACCCGTTGACCCGGACCGGTCGCCGGGGGAGTCGTCCGCTGGAGTTCAGCCGGACCGAAGCGGCCCTGCTGGAGCTGTTCCTGCGCCACCCGGGCCAGGTGCTCCCGCGCGAGCTCATCCTCGAACTGGTGTGGGGGCGGGACTTCGGGCCGGACTCCAATTCCCTCGCCGTCTACGTCGGCTACCTGCGCCGAAAACTGGAGGCCGCGGGCGAGCCCCGGCTGGTGCACACCGTCCACGGGGTCGGCTACCGACTGGACGCCGCGTGA
- a CDS encoding sensor histidine kinase, translating into MSGRRRLGRVWRRRGPLRTRLALSVTAAVALVAVGVCAAAFLVVRSALYEQLDLSLTQSARLAAQRNPGDAPGILAGECRFLAAPACAEVVPADPAKDPQPPGQLPVDPAARKVAAGRKAPYYTNITVAGFPARMLTTDYAKGRALQVALRADTVEDGIEEAARWLVLTAAAGVLLAAFLGYWVSRTGLAPVARLTATAERIAATRDARHRIELPPPGREDEITRLATSFNTMLGELEQSIAAQRQLVADASHELRTPLTALRTNAELLARADRLTPDQRERASAALGRQLREVTGLVNDLIELARDEEPRPLVEQVALGGLVEHCAQAARTHWPAVPFHVHVPAEPVVVPGVPARLSRLLGNLLDNAAKFGRDGLPVEVELVAGVPGGRGPELTVRDHGPGIAPGDLPHVFDRFYRAGAARALPGSGLGLAMARQIARAHSAELTAEAAPGGGALFRLAF; encoded by the coding sequence GTGAGCGGCCGCCGGCGGCTCGGCCGGGTGTGGCGCAGGCGCGGCCCCCTGCGCACCCGGCTGGCGCTGTCGGTCACCGCCGCCGTGGCCCTCGTGGCCGTCGGGGTGTGCGCGGCGGCGTTCCTGGTGGTCCGCTCCGCGCTCTACGAGCAGCTCGACCTCAGCCTCACCCAGTCCGCGCGGCTCGCCGCCCAGCGCAACCCGGGGGACGCACCGGGCATCCTGGCCGGGGAATGCCGGTTCCTGGCCGCTCCCGCCTGCGCCGAGGTGGTGCCCGCCGACCCGGCCAAGGACCCGCAACCACCGGGACAGCTGCCCGTGGACCCGGCCGCGCGGAAGGTCGCCGCGGGCCGTAAGGCCCCCTACTACACGAACATCACGGTGGCCGGGTTCCCCGCCCGGATGCTCACCACCGACTACGCCAAGGGGCGCGCCCTCCAGGTGGCCCTGCGGGCCGACACCGTCGAGGACGGCATCGAGGAGGCCGCCCGGTGGCTGGTGCTCACGGCGGCGGCCGGGGTGCTGCTGGCCGCCTTCCTCGGGTACTGGGTCTCGCGCACCGGCCTGGCCCCGGTCGCCCGACTCACCGCGACGGCCGAGCGCATCGCCGCCACCCGCGACGCCCGGCACCGGATCGAACTGCCCCCACCGGGGCGGGAGGACGAGATCACCCGGCTGGCGACGAGCTTCAACACCATGCTGGGGGAGCTCGAACAGTCCATCGCCGCACAGCGCCAACTGGTGGCGGACGCCTCCCACGAACTGCGCACCCCGCTGACGGCCCTGCGGACCAACGCCGAACTGCTGGCCCGGGCCGACCGGCTCACCCCCGACCAGCGCGAGCGCGCCTCGGCCGCGCTGGGGCGGCAGTTGCGAGAGGTGACGGGACTCGTCAACGACCTGATCGAGCTGGCACGTGACGAGGAGCCGCGACCGCTGGTGGAACAGGTCGCGCTGGGCGGGCTGGTGGAACACTGCGCGCAGGCGGCGCGGACCCACTGGCCGGCCGTGCCCTTCCACGTGCACGTGCCGGCCGAACCCGTCGTCGTGCCCGGGGTACCCGCCCGACTCAGCCGATTGCTGGGGAACCTGCTCGACAACGCCGCCAAGTTCGGTCGGGACGGGCTGCCCGTCGAGGTGGAGCTGGTGGCGGGCGTCCCGGGCGGCCGAGGCCCGGAGCTGACGGTCCGTGACCACGGGCCCGGGATCGCGCCGGGGGACCTGCCGCACGTCTTCGACCGGTTCTACCGGGCCGGGGCGGCCCGCGCCCTGCCCGGGTCGGGGCTCGGCCTGGCCATGGCCCGGCAGATCGCGCGGGCGCACTCCGCCGAGCTGACCGCGGAGGCCGCCCCGGGCGGAGGCGCGTTGTTCCGGCTGGCGTTCTGA
- a CDS encoding UDP-N-acetylglucosamine--N-acetylmuramyl-(pentapeptide) pyrophosphoryl-undecaprenol N-acetylglucosamine transferase, which produces MTTTTPHTSAALSVVIGAGGTGGHIYPGLALAEALRGAVPGAVVSFIGTERGLETELIPRAGYRLHTVDMIPFDPALGAKRYLLPAALLRSAHQARSVIRAQGAQVVVGMGGYPSAPAVLGARLAGLPAVIHESNAVPGRANQFAARLTPHVAVAFDRSRGHLSGGDRALTTGMPIAAALSGLAELPGPDRVALRAEARRALGVPAGRRLIVFNGGSLGAIRLTRAAAALADLWQYRDDVQLLVKTGPDALADTVAELVSSGGERIARAVPYLDRMDLVYAAADLVVCRAGSATVAELAATGVPSVLVPYPYAPGDHQTHNARVLTDAGAGLLLPDSETTAERLAGLIGPLLADPARLSAMAGAADPGPHARAAELLAAEVLRVAGLVPTPHLERI; this is translated from the coding sequence ATGACCACCACCACACCCCACACATCCGCGGCACTCTCCGTCGTGATCGGTGCGGGCGGCACCGGCGGGCACATCTATCCCGGTCTCGCCCTCGCGGAGGCGCTGCGCGGTGCCGTGCCCGGCGCCGTGGTCTCGTTCATCGGGACCGAGCGAGGCCTGGAGACCGAGCTGATCCCTCGCGCCGGCTACCGCCTGCACACCGTCGACATGATCCCCTTCGATCCCGCGCTGGGCGCCAAGCGGTATCTGCTTCCCGCGGCGCTGCTGCGCTCGGCGCACCAGGCGCGCTCGGTGATCCGGGCGCAGGGTGCCCAGGTCGTCGTGGGCATGGGCGGATATCCGAGCGCCCCTGCCGTGCTCGGCGCCCGACTGGCGGGGCTGCCGGCCGTCATCCACGAGTCGAACGCGGTGCCCGGCCGTGCCAACCAGTTCGCGGCCCGACTCACCCCGCACGTCGCGGTGGCCTTCGACCGCAGCCGGGGCCACCTCTCGGGCGGTGACCGGGCGCTGACCACCGGGATGCCGATCGCGGCGGCCTTGTCCGGCCTCGCGGAGCTGCCCGGTCCGGACCGGGTGGCGCTGCGCGCCGAGGCCCGGCGCGCGCTCGGGGTGCCCGCGGGCCGCCGGCTGATCGTCTTCAACGGCGGCAGCCTGGGCGCGATCCGTCTCACGCGGGCGGCGGCCGCGCTCGCCGACCTCTGGCAGTACCGGGACGACGTACAGCTGCTGGTCAAGACCGGTCCGGACGCGCTGGCGGACACGGTGGCCGAGCTGGTGTCGTCCGGTGGGGAGCGGATCGCCCGGGCCGTGCCGTACCTGGACCGGATGGACCTCGTCTACGCGGCCGCCGACCTGGTGGTGTGCCGTGCGGGCTCCGCGACCGTCGCCGAGCTCGCGGCGACCGGGGTCCCGTCGGTCCTGGTGCCCTACCCGTACGCCCCCGGCGACCACCAGACCCACAACGCGCGGGTGCTGACGGACGCGGGCGCCGGACTGCTCCTGCCCGACTCCGAGACCACCGCCGAGCGCCTCGCCGGTCTCATCGGGCCGCTGCTGGCCGACCCGGCGCGGCTGTCGGCGATGGCCGGCGCCGCCGACCCCGGCCCGCACGCGCGGGCCGCCGAACTGCTGGCCGCGGAAGTCCTCCGCGTCGCCGGCCTCGTCCCGACCCCTCACCTGGAGCGCATATGA
- a CDS encoding SDR family NAD(P)-dependent oxidoreductase: MNSWTDRTVLVTGAEGFIGSTLVDLLVARGARVRAFVHYKPYAEKGHLARHLADPDGPVEMWAGDVRDAGRVSDAVDGCDTVFHLAALIGIPYSYASPGAYVQTNVTGTQNVAEACRRHAVRRLVHTSTSEVYGTALTAPISEGHPLQPQSPYSASKIGADMMALSFHHAFELPVTVVRPFNTYGPRQSARAVIPTILAQLHAGSREIRLGSLTPTRDFTYVTDTAEGFLAVAECDRALGEVVNLGTGEEISVGALAEALIAASGRDAEVVVDPTRLRPSGSEVQRLLSDNSRARDWAGWRPRVGLEEGLRRTSEWIAANPSLFAPDRYAV, encoded by the coding sequence ATGAACAGCTGGACCGACCGCACCGTCCTCGTCACCGGCGCGGAGGGCTTCATCGGCTCGACGTTGGTGGACCTGCTGGTGGCGCGGGGTGCGCGGGTGCGCGCCTTCGTGCACTACAAGCCGTACGCCGAGAAGGGTCACCTGGCGCGCCACCTCGCCGACCCGGACGGTCCGGTGGAGATGTGGGCGGGCGACGTCCGTGACGCGGGCCGGGTCAGTGACGCGGTGGACGGCTGCGACACCGTCTTCCACCTGGCGGCGCTGATCGGGATTCCGTACAGCTACGCCTCGCCGGGCGCGTACGTGCAGACGAACGTCACGGGCACGCAGAACGTGGCGGAAGCCTGCCGGCGGCACGCCGTACGGCGTCTCGTGCACACCTCGACCAGTGAGGTCTACGGGACGGCGCTGACCGCCCCGATCTCCGAGGGCCACCCGCTGCAGCCGCAGTCGCCGTACTCCGCGTCGAAGATCGGCGCGGACATGATGGCGCTCTCCTTCCACCACGCCTTCGAACTCCCGGTGACGGTGGTGCGCCCCTTCAACACCTACGGGCCGCGCCAGTCGGCGCGCGCCGTCATCCCGACGATCCTGGCGCAGCTGCACGCGGGGTCCCGGGAGATCCGCCTCGGCTCGCTCACGCCGACCCGGGACTTCACGTACGTGACGGACACGGCCGAGGGTTTTCTGGCGGTGGCCGAGTGCGATCGGGCGCTGGGTGAGGTGGTCAACCTCGGCACCGGTGAGGAGATCTCGGTCGGCGCGCTGGCCGAGGCCCTCATCGCGGCTTCCGGCCGGGACGCGGAGGTGGTGGTGGACCCGACCCGGCTGCGCCCGTCGGGCAGCGAGGTCCAGCGTCTGCTGTCGGACAACTCCCGGGCCCGGGACTGGGCCGGCTGGCGGCCCCGGGTGGGCCTGGAGGAGGGCCTGCGCCGCACCTCGGAGTGGATCGCTGCGAACCCCTCCCTCTTCGCCCCGGACCGGTACGCCGTCTAG
- a CDS encoding inositol monophosphatase family protein, with amino-acid sequence MPNSGPDFDHERQVAVDAAEEAGGLLRRRFAAARCVRTKGASGDVQMDLDLAAEELVLRRIQRHFPQDRILSEEAGLLEAAGERTWLVDPLDGSNNVVIGLPTYAVGIGLCLAGTPVMGVVHEPVTGETWHAVKGYGAHGPSGELPGPARTLPRPGPVVAWTQGYAVERGDPTAVALRAVLELRCRRVLQLWAPLLGWSLLARGTIDAFVGYRAEGVDLPTGALLAAEAGVELRTLSGAQFRPGFAGADTGRSFVAARGETLAYLLEEVGAVVARAY; translated from the coding sequence ATGCCCAACAGCGGGCCTGACTTCGACCACGAGAGGCAGGTCGCGGTCGACGCGGCGGAGGAGGCGGGCGGCCTGCTGCGCAGGCGCTTCGCCGCGGCGCGGTGCGTGCGCACGAAGGGCGCGTCCGGGGACGTGCAGATGGATCTCGACCTCGCCGCCGAGGAGCTCGTACTGCGCCGGATACAGCGCCACTTCCCGCAGGACCGGATCCTGTCCGAGGAGGCCGGGCTCCTCGAAGCGGCGGGCGAACGCACGTGGCTGGTCGACCCGTTGGACGGAAGCAACAACGTCGTGATCGGGCTGCCCACCTACGCGGTGGGGATCGGACTGTGCCTGGCGGGCACCCCGGTGATGGGAGTGGTGCACGAGCCGGTCACCGGGGAGACGTGGCACGCGGTCAAGGGGTACGGAGCCCACGGACCGTCCGGCGAGCTGCCCGGCCCCGCCCGCACCCTGCCGCGCCCCGGGCCCGTCGTCGCCTGGACCCAGGGATACGCCGTGGAACGGGGCGACCCGACGGCGGTGGCCCTGCGCGCGGTGCTGGAGCTGCGCTGCCGGCGAGTCCTGCAGCTGTGGGCGCCGCTGCTCGGCTGGAGCCTGCTGGCGCGCGGCACCATCGACGCCTTCGTCGGCTACCGCGCCGAGGGCGTGGACCTGCCGACCGGGGCGCTGCTCGCCGCCGAGGCGGGCGTGGAGCTGCGTACGCTGTCCGGGGCGCAGTTCAGACCGGGATTCGCCGGGGCCGACACCGGGCGCAGCTTCGTCGCGGCCCGCGGCGAGACCCTCGCGTACCTGCTGGAGGAGGTGGGGGCCGTCGTCGCGCGCGCGTACTAG
- a CDS encoding tyrosine-protein phosphatase — translation MQRHVEFERLHNFRDLGGYRSADGRTVRWGTLYRADSLGKLVGGDRERFLKLGIRTVIDLRYPWEIEAKGRVPEADRFRYVNLSIEHRPYDQAEIDPDIDPWRYLADRFAEVTEDGADEIRQVLEELAQAPGPAVFHCTSGKDRTGLIGAFVLTLLGVERADVLADFALTELATERLAADWRAAHPDRVMKWPSYGRAPAVIMELVLADLEARYGSVHGYLTDRVGLRERTARQLRDRLLTTA, via the coding sequence ATGCAACGGCACGTCGAGTTCGAGCGTCTGCACAACTTCCGGGACCTGGGCGGCTACCGGTCCGCCGACGGGCGGACCGTGCGATGGGGGACGCTGTACCGGGCCGATTCGCTCGGCAAGCTGGTGGGCGGCGACCGGGAGCGGTTCCTGAAGCTCGGGATCAGGACCGTGATCGACCTGCGGTATCCGTGGGAGATCGAGGCCAAGGGCCGGGTTCCCGAGGCGGACCGCTTCCGCTACGTCAACCTGAGCATCGAGCACCGGCCGTACGACCAGGCCGAGATCGACCCGGACATCGACCCCTGGCGCTACCTCGCGGACCGGTTCGCCGAGGTCACCGAGGACGGGGCCGACGAGATCCGCCAGGTCCTGGAGGAACTGGCGCAGGCCCCCGGCCCCGCGGTCTTCCACTGCACCTCGGGCAAGGACCGGACCGGGCTGATCGGAGCATTCGTACTGACCCTGCTCGGGGTGGAACGGGCCGACGTACTGGCCGACTTCGCGCTCACCGAACTGGCCACCGAACGGCTCGCGGCCGACTGGCGCGCCGCCCACCCTGACCGGGTCATGAAGTGGCCGAGCTACGGCCGCGCCCCCGCCGTGATCATGGAGTTGGTGCTCGCGGACCTGGAGGCCCGGTACGGATCCGTGCACGGCTACCTCACCGACCGGGTCGGGCTGCGGGAGCGGACCGCGCGGCAACTGCGCGACCGCCTGCTGACCACGGCCTAG
- a CDS encoding GNAT family N-acetyltransferase produces MSSTTPSFPDRMELTGEGLVLRDWTAADLASMPELFDHPDIAYWTPIVSPFDDAAARNRLERARQLRQEGTALLLAITVDGGAPLGEVMLRRAPEGTELGYALGPAHRGRGLAARAVRVMAAYAFEELGVDRVILELEAENASSVGVATRAGFRLLDVPLITGEEKGRPYALQTWGLDRS; encoded by the coding sequence ATGAGCAGCACGACGCCGTCGTTTCCCGACCGTATGGAGCTGACGGGCGAGGGCCTGGTCCTGCGTGACTGGACGGCGGCGGACCTGGCGTCGATGCCCGAGCTCTTCGACCACCCCGACATCGCCTACTGGACGCCGATCGTCTCCCCCTTCGACGACGCGGCCGCCCGCAACCGGCTGGAGCGGGCCCGGCAGCTGCGCCAGGAGGGTACGGCCCTGCTGCTGGCGATCACCGTCGACGGCGGCGCCCCGCTCGGCGAGGTGATGCTGAGGCGCGCGCCCGAGGGCACGGAGCTCGGCTACGCCCTCGGGCCGGCGCACCGGGGCCGGGGTCTGGCCGCCCGCGCGGTGCGGGTGATGGCCGCGTACGCCTTCGAGGAGCTGGGGGTGGACCGGGTGATCCTGGAGCTGGAGGCCGAGAACGCCTCCAGCGTCGGCGTGGCCACCCGGGCCGGCTTCCGCCTCCTGGACGTGCCGTTGATCACGGGCGAGGAGAAGGGCCGACCCTACGCGCTCCAGACCTGGGGCCTCGACCGTTCCTGA